A single Mangrovimonas sp. YM274 DNA region contains:
- a CDS encoding porin family protein: protein MKTIFTSLLVVLCATLGYSQEVKYGVRAGVTISNLDYKDAPIVRNPHRNGFLFGVHADIGLSEKFSVMPELQFSPEGANVEDFANDYINLPVLFKYAMFDGRVALGVGPQAGLKVHKEGDYFKNFVFSGVGIIEFKVCEDWYVDARYNYGFSNVFDDDLSPEATNNVIQVGVNFRVF, encoded by the coding sequence ATGAAGACAATTTTTACTAGTTTATTGGTAGTGTTGTGCGCGACACTTGGATATTCTCAAGAAGTTAAATATGGAGTAAGGGCAGGGGTAACCATTTCAAATTTAGATTATAAAGATGCCCCAATTGTTAGAAATCCGCATAGAAACGGATTTTTGTTTGGCGTTCATGCAGATATTGGTTTAAGCGAGAAGTTTTCTGTTATGCCAGAGTTACAATTTTCGCCTGAAGGAGCAAATGTTGAAGATTTTGCTAACGACTACATTAACTTGCCTGTACTTTTTAAGTACGCTATGTTTGATGGAAGGGTGGCACTTGGTGTTGGACCTCAAGCAGGTTTAAAGGTGCATAAAGAAGGAGATTACTTTAAAAACTTTGTGTTTTCTGGAGTAGGAATTATTGAATTTAAAGTATGCGAAGACTGGTATGTCGATGCTCGATATAATTATGGTTTTTCAAATGTTTTTGATGATGACCTTAGCCCCGAAGCAACTAATAATGTGATTCAAGTTGGTGTGAACTTTAGAGTGTTTTAG
- a CDS encoding Ppx/GppA phosphatase family protein, whose protein sequence is MLSIKKYAAIDIGSNAVRLLISNIIEQKGKPTRFKKNSLVRVPIRLGADVFLKQKISKENERRMLDTMTAFRLLMKSHKVVAYKACATSAMREAENGSKVAKLISEQAQIDIDIIDGEEEAAIIAATDLHSYIDESKTYLYVDVGGGSTEFSVIHLGVKVESKSFKIGTVRLLNDIVNKETWQELESWIKEHTREYDKLDLIGSGGNINKIFKISGKAMGKPLTYFYLSSYYDKLQTYSYEERITELDLNQDRADVIIPATRIYLSAMKWSGAKDIYVPKIGLSDGIIKSMYFKTVSSSSLE, encoded by the coding sequence ATGCTTTCAATTAAAAAATATGCGGCTATTGATATTGGTTCCAATGCAGTGAGGTTGCTAATTTCTAACATTATAGAGCAAAAAGGAAAACCAACAAGGTTTAAAAAGAATTCATTGGTACGGGTGCCCATTCGCTTGGGAGCCGATGTGTTCCTAAAGCAAAAGATTTCAAAGGAAAACGAGCGCCGCATGTTGGATACCATGACAGCTTTTAGGTTGTTGATGAAATCCCATAAAGTGGTAGCCTATAAAGCTTGTGCCACCTCGGCCATGCGTGAAGCGGAAAACGGTAGTAAAGTAGCCAAATTAATTTCGGAGCAAGCGCAAATAGACATCGATATTATTGATGGAGAGGAAGAAGCTGCTATTATTGCAGCTACAGATTTACATAGCTACATTGACGAAAGCAAAACCTACCTATATGTGGATGTGGGAGGGGGAAGTACTGAATTTTCTGTAATCCACCTTGGAGTAAAAGTAGAATCCAAGTCTTTTAAAATAGGAACCGTTAGATTATTAAATGATATTGTCAATAAAGAAACTTGGCAAGAATTGGAGTCTTGGATAAAAGAACATACCAGGGAATATGACAAACTCGATCTAATTGGTTCCGGGGGGAACATCAATAAAATTTTCAAAATTTCAGGAAAGGCCATGGGGAAACCTTTGACCTACTTTTATTTATCTTCGTATTATGATAAGCTGCAGACCTATTCGTATGAAGAAAGGATAACGGAATTGGATCTTAACCAGGATAGAGCAGACGTAATTATTCCGGCAACCCGAATATATTTGTCGGCCATGAAATGGAGTGGTGCCAAGGATATTTATGTGCCAAAAATTGGACTTTCGGATGGAATTATTAAAAGTATGTACTTTAAAACGGTTTCTAGTTCCTCTTTGGAATAA
- the ppk1 gene encoding polyphosphate kinase 1, whose amino-acid sequence MTNITVKDKNIYVNRELSWLQFNARVLQEAADESVPMIERLRFLGIFSNNLDEFFKVRYATVKRIDEAGKAGKSELGGIKASELLEKITQVVIRQQSESLDILHNIHKKLEDYDIFIIDENQINPNQHEFIKNYYLQHVSPALVTIILNDTVDLPMLKDSAAYLAVKMILANDEKQFALIEIPKSIRRFVVLPKQDNKDYIIILDDLLRYCLDDIFNIFDYKSITTHMIKITRDGELDFDSDLSKSFIDKISESVKHRQIGDPVRFVYDKTIDKETLKYLLDKMGIDAKDSVIPGGRYHNRRDYMNFPSLGRTDLLYDKIKALPIKGLSLESSIFENISKRDYLLYTPYHTFSYVVKFLREAALDPTVKTINITIYRLAQISHVASSLINAAKNGKKVTVSIEIQARFDEAANIAYAEQMQDEGVNLLFGVAGLKVHSKMCVIEREENHKLKRYGFISTGNFNESTAKIYTDFTLFTADQKILKDLNKVFNFFEINYKIFRYKHIITSPHYTKSKFFKLIDKEIENVKEGKPAYIKLKMNSISSYAMVDKLYEASRAGVKIQMIVRGLCCLVPGIPNMSENIEVISIVDKFLEHTRLYVFCNDNDPKIYISSADWMTRNIENRVEVTCPIYDDAIKEELLEIFDICWNDNVKARILDEFQDNKYRRNNKPKVRAQFATYDYYLKKLQE is encoded by the coding sequence ATGACCAATATAACTGTTAAGGACAAAAATATATATGTAAACAGAGAATTGAGTTGGCTTCAATTTAATGCAAGAGTTTTGCAGGAAGCCGCTGATGAATCTGTGCCTATGATAGAGCGTTTAAGGTTCTTAGGAATTTTTTCAAATAACTTAGATGAATTCTTTAAAGTTCGTTATGCAACTGTAAAACGTATTGATGAGGCTGGAAAAGCGGGGAAAAGTGAACTTGGAGGTATAAAGGCTAGTGAATTATTGGAGAAAATCACTCAGGTGGTTATTAGGCAGCAAAGTGAAAGTTTGGATATTCTTCATAACATTCATAAAAAGTTAGAGGACTATGATATCTTCATCATAGATGAAAATCAAATTAATCCCAATCAGCATGAATTTATTAAGAATTACTACCTGCAACATGTTAGTCCAGCTTTGGTAACCATCATACTTAACGACACTGTTGACTTACCAATGTTGAAGGACAGTGCGGCCTATTTGGCCGTTAAGATGATTTTGGCCAATGACGAAAAACAGTTTGCCCTCATAGAAATTCCTAAATCCATTCGGCGATTTGTAGTACTTCCAAAGCAGGACAATAAGGATTATATCATTATTTTGGATGATTTGTTGCGTTACTGTTTAGATGACATTTTTAATATTTTTGATTACAAAAGCATTACTACGCACATGATCAAAATCACTAGGGATGGAGAGCTCGATTTTGATAGTGATTTAAGTAAAAGTTTTATTGATAAGATATCCGAAAGCGTTAAACATCGTCAAATTGGTGATCCTGTTCGGTTCGTCTACGATAAAACAATTGATAAGGAAACCTTGAAATATCTATTGGACAAAATGGGAATTGATGCAAAGGACAGTGTCATTCCGGGAGGACGATATCATAACAGAAGGGATTATATGAATTTCCCTAGTTTGGGCAGAACGGATTTACTTTATGATAAAATTAAAGCATTGCCTATAAAAGGGCTTAGTTTGGAGAGTAGTATTTTTGAAAATATTTCGAAAAGGGATTATTTATTATACACTCCTTACCATACCTTTTCTTATGTAGTAAAGTTTTTAAGAGAGGCGGCTTTAGATCCCACAGTAAAAACTATAAACATTACTATTTATAGATTGGCGCAAATTTCGCATGTGGCTAGTTCCTTGATTAATGCGGCTAAAAATGGAAAAAAGGTAACGGTTTCCATCGAAATTCAAGCGCGTTTTGATGAAGCTGCTAACATAGCTTATGCCGAGCAGATGCAGGATGAAGGTGTTAATTTGTTGTTTGGTGTAGCCGGTTTGAAGGTGCACAGTAAAATGTGTGTGATAGAGCGTGAGGAAAATCATAAACTAAAACGTTATGGCTTTATTAGTACAGGTAATTTTAATGAATCCACAGCAAAGATTTATACAGACTTCACCTTGTTTACGGCCGATCAAAAAATATTAAAGGACCTTAATAAAGTGTTTAACTTCTTTGAAATCAACTATAAAATTTTCAGATATAAGCACATTATTACTTCGCCTCATTATACCAAGTCCAAGTTTTTTAAACTTATTGATAAGGAAATAGAGAATGTAAAGGAAGGCAAACCAGCTTACATTAAGTTGAAAATGAACAGTATTTCAAGTTATGCCATGGTTGATAAACTATATGAAGCGAGTAGGGCTGGCGTGAAAATTCAAATGATTGTTCGTGGACTTTGTTGTTTGGTTCCTGGAATTCCCAACATGAGCGAGAATATTGAAGTGATTAGCATTGTCGATAAGTTTTTGGAGCATACACGACTGTATGTATTCTGTAATGACAATGACCCTAAGATTTACATTTCTTCAGCCGATTGGATGACTCGTAATATCGAAAACAGAGTAGAAGTAACTTGTCCTATTTACGATGATGCCATAAAAGAAGAGCTTTTGGAAATCTTTGATATTTGTTGGAATGATAACGTGAAAGCAAGAATTTTGGATGAGTTCCAAGACAACAAATATAGGCGTAATAACAAGCCTAAGGTGAGAGCTCAATTTGCAACTTATGATTATTATTTAAAAAAATTACAAGAATAA
- a CDS encoding histidine phosphatase family protein, which translates to MKEIVFVRHAKSSWDGGFSDLDRPLSSRGINDIKLVSNHYKSYNYDPDKVFSSPANRALTTCKGVMKYLNLPEAKLEIVKDLYDFGGEKVMNFIHSINDNSLNKIMVFGHNHALTTIVNDLGDQFIGNLPTCGLVKIDFYAEDWKYIAKGHTDVMIFPRDLKQ; encoded by the coding sequence ATGAAAGAAATAGTATTTGTCAGACACGCGAAATCCTCATGGGATGGGGGATTCAGCGATTTGGACCGCCCCCTAAGTAGTAGGGGAATTAATGATATAAAATTGGTTTCAAACCACTATAAATCTTATAATTATGACCCAGACAAGGTGTTTTCGAGTCCAGCAAACAGGGCCTTAACGACCTGCAAAGGGGTGATGAAGTACCTAAATTTGCCTGAAGCCAAGTTGGAAATTGTGAAGGATTTGTATGATTTTGGTGGAGAAAAAGTCATGAATTTCATACATTCGATAAACGACAATTCCTTAAATAAAATAATGGTTTTTGGACATAATCATGCCTTAACCACAATTGTCAATGATTTAGGGGACCAGTTCATTGGAAACTTACCGACTTGCGGTTTGGTTAAAATTGACTTTTATGCTGAAGATTGGAAATATATAGCCAAAGGACACACCGATGTTATGATCTTTCCGCGAGATTTGAAACAGTAA